GTTGTAAAGCAACACCAGAATCGTCTAGTCTTAATGATTGTTTGATGACTACTCCACTCAATTTAAATGACTTAGTCGGCATTCTTTTAAGATTTCGTTTACACCAATTTGCCGTTACTACTGATATAGAGAAGGCGTTCTTGAACGTGGGACTAGAGACACAGGATAGAGATGTCACACGTTTCTTTTGGTTCGATACACCAACAGACCCATCAACTCCACTATCAATTTACCGATTTAAGTCTGTATTATTTGGAGCCACTTCATCGCCATTCATACTGAATTCCGTTCTACAAAAAAACTTGAGAGAGAACCGTTGTGAATATACTGACACTTTAAAGAACGATTTGTATGTTGATAATATACTGTCGAGTTTTCCTACAGAGAGTGCATTActgaaatattttgatacatcaaGAGACTTATTCATTAGAGCAGGATTTAACTTGCACTCATGGGCTTCAAATTCTCAACTTTTGCGAGACCGCGCAAATTCACACAGCGTATTAGACAAAGATGAACTCATAAAAGTGCTTGGATTGAGATGGAACACTTGTAACGACACACTTACTTTCGCCAAACCGGAATACACCGATATTGAAGATACACGTATGACAAAACGAGAGATTTTAAGACAATCGTCTAAAATCTATGATCCACTCGGACTTATTGGTCCAGTTTCTGTGCGTAGTAAGATGCTTATGCAGACTTTGTGGGAGAAAGGATTAAATTGGGATGAACCTCTTACATCTAAAATTACATCAGAATGGAAGTGTGTActaaaatatattaatgaatgTTTACATTTGGAAATTAATAGAccgtatttcaaagaaaaatcaGACAATGTAGAATTGTTTACGGATGCAAGCTTGAAAGCCTATGGAGCATGCACATATTTAGTCAGTGGAAAAGAAACCGTACTTATCATGTCAAAGAATCGAGTGACACCACTGAAACAGTTAACAATTCCGAAGTTAGAACTCAGTGCAGCTTTGATAGGCGCAAGACTCGTCAAGCATTTGAAATCGCACTTGGATGTTACAAGCGTCACATTATGGAGTGACAGTCAGATAACTTTAAGTTGGCTTACTACTGAGAAACAATTACCCGTTTTCGTTAGTAATCGAGTGAAGGAAATTAACGAAATTACGCAAGAATATACATGGAAGTACAGTCCGAAAGATTCAAATCCGGCAGATATGCTATCGAGAGGAGTAACTGCAACCAAATTCCTAGAATTGGATCTTTGTATGAAAGGACCCGAATGGCTCACTGACTAATCAAACTGGCCACAGTGGAAGAATAAAGAATCACACATTCTTAGCACTACCATTGAGCAAGGACAATCAACTAGTGAACCGCTACAGAAAATCAGATCTTATGAAGGAATAAGTAAAATTATGGATATACAACGCTACAGCTCATACCAAAAACGTTTGCGTATAACTGCATACATGTACCGATTCATAAACAACTGTAGAAATAATGACAAACTAACAGGAAATCTTAGTGTCAATGAAATTCAGACTGCTTCGACTTCATGGATTCGAGATTCGCAACTGCGTAAATACCCTGATGTTATTGAGAGTTTAAACAACAAATCAGAGAAAAATGCGCTAGTGAAGCAACTTAGATTGTACATGGATAAAAATGAACATTATCCGTTGTGGCGGGAGAATTAACAATGCACCTATTGATGAATCAGCTAAATTTCCAGTACTAATACCGAACAAAGACAGATTTTGTAAATTAATTGTGATGGATGCACACGCAAAGAATTTTCACACTGGATTAGAAAGTACAGTGACATTTATTCGCCAGTCTTACTGGATTCCGTCGATTCGACAATGTGTGAAATCAATACTCCGTAATTGCGTTACTTGCCGTAAAATTACCGGAAGACCATATCATACACCCGACCCACCACCACTGCCGTCCGACAGACTTAATGATTCACCACCGTTTACCGTAACCGGTGTCGACTTCACAGGAGCATTGAATGTGAGAACAAAAAGCAACAGTATTAGTAAAGCATATATTTGTCTATTCACCTGCGCTAACACTAGAGCTGTACATTTGGAAATCGTTGAAGACCTTACAGAACAAACATTCATTCTAGCGTTTAGGAGATTCACCAGCCGCAAATCGTTACCAAAAATCATGATGTCTGACAATTGTACAACATATACCGCAGAAGCGAAGGAATTTGAAATGCTTACAAAATCTACTACTATTCAGGAACAACTCAACATATATGGAACTCAGTGGAAATTTATTCCGAAGCGTGCACCATGGTATGGTGGTTGGTGGGAACGATTGATCGGCTTGACCAAGAATTGCATAAAGAAAGTGTTAGGACGAGCACTAGTTACTTTTAGAGTGCTAGAGACAATTGTGATCGAGATAGAGGCTATATAAAATGATCGTCCGTTAACCCACGTATCAACGGACCTTACCGATGATGAACCGCTTACACCGTCTCATCTTCTCTATGGAAGACGGGTTAAAACTTTACCGTATTCAGGAACACTAAATATCAGCAGTGAGGAGAACGTACAAAACTTAACACATTACTCAGCAAATAGACAATCTAGTGTTCAAAAACGCATTATTCACGACTTTTGGAACAGATGGCGACGAGAATACCTCACTTCACTTAGGGAACAACATAGAAACACCGGAATTAACACTCAAATCATTAAAGTGGGCGACATTGTACAGATTCATGATGATACCCCAAGGACAGTGTGGAATATAGCGATTATCGTTAAGTTAATTTATGGGAGAGATGGACTTTGTAGGTCTGCTATTTTACGCACTAAAAATGGCACGACGTCTAGACTAATAAGTAAGATATATCCACTTGAACTCTTATCAACATATAGTCCGTGTGATTCAAGTGACAACACTATTACTTCAACCAGAAAAGCAAAAACTGATGCCAAGGAGAAAATCAAAAGTTGGATTCAACCG
The window above is part of the Mytilus edulis chromosome 6, xbMytEdul2.2, whole genome shotgun sequence genome. Proteins encoded here:
- the LOC139526292 gene encoding uncharacterized protein, which translates into the protein MAEQEKRGFIEKVDTTNEADEKSKIHYISHHAVRKDSTTTPIRVVFDCSCKATPESSSLNDCLMTTPLNLNDLVGILLRFRLHQFAVTTDIEKAFLNVGLETQDRDVTRFFWFDTPTDPSTPLSIYRFKSVLFGATSSPFILNSVLQKNLRENRCEYTDTLKNDLYVDNILSSFPTESALLKYFDTSRDLFIRAGFNLHSWASNSQLLRDRANSHSVLDKDELIKVLGLRWNTCNDTLTFAKPEYTDIEDTRMTKREILRQSSKIYDPLGLIGPVSVRSKMLMQTLWEKGLNWDEPLTSKITSEWKCVLKYINECLHLEINRPYFKEKSDNVELFTDASLKAYGACTYLVSGKETVLIMSKNRVTPLKQLTIPKLELSAALIGARLVKHLKSHLDVTSVTLWSDSQITLSWLTTEKQLPVFVSNRVKEINEITQEYTWKYSPKDSNPADMLSRGVTATKFLELDLCMKGPEWLTD
- the LOC139526293 gene encoding uncharacterized protein translates to MNIIRCGGRINNAPIDESAKFPVLIPNKDRFCKLIVMDAHAKNFHTGLESTVTFIRQSYWIPSIRQCVKSILRNCVTCRKITGRPYHTPDPPPLPSDRLNDSPPFTVTGVDFTGALNVRTKSNSISKAYICLFTCANTRAVHLEIVEDLTEQTFILAFRRFTSRKSLPKIMMSDNCTTYTAEAKEFEMLTKSTTIQEQLNIYGTQWKFIPKRAPWYGGWWERLIGLTKNCIKKVLGRALVTFRVLETIVIEIEAI